A stretch of Deltaproteobacteria bacterium DNA encodes these proteins:
- a CDS encoding adenylosuccinate synthase (catalyzes the formation of N6-(1,2,-dicarboxyethyl)-AMP from L-aspartate, inosine monophosphate and GTP in AMP biosynthesis) → MSSVAVLGAQWGDEGKGKVVDIYSEFADIIVRFQGGNNAGHTLVIGEEK, encoded by the coding sequence TTGAGCAGCGTGGCCGTTCTCGGAGCCCAGTGGGGCGATGAAGGTAAGGGGAAAGTTGTCGATATATACTCGGAGTTTGCCGATATCATCGTCCGCTTCCAGGGGGGCAACAACGCCGGCCACACCCTGGTCATCGGCGAGGAAAAGTT